A section of the Nyctibius grandis isolate bNycGra1 chromosome 32, bNycGra1.pri, whole genome shotgun sequence genome encodes:
- the SFT2D3 gene encoding vesicle transport protein SFT2C, producing MADLGRQLQQYLAQSKAAAAGGSSAAPAPPPAGCSQEETGSGDSGLGAWLAPLNPFPPGRGAPPAAAAGSGPGPGPGSVWPWAAEADPCLPGLSRWQRLAGSGLCLLLAALCFGLAALYAPLLLLRARKFALLWSLGSLCALGAAALLRGPARLLREPSRGSLVYLGALGGTLYAALGLRSTLLTALGAAVQLGAAAAALLAALPGGAAGLRRIGGLMCAALRRRGKALPV from the coding sequence ATGGCGGACCTGGGCCGGCAGTTGCAGCAGTACCTCGCGCAGTCGAAGGCCGCTGCCGCCGGCGGCTCCAGCgcggcccccgcgccgccgcccgccggctGCTCGCAGGAGGAGACGGGGAGTGGCGACAGCGGCCTGGGGGCCTGGCTGGCCCCGCTAAACCCCTTCCCGCCGGGCCGCGGCGccccccccgcggcggcggccggaTCGGGGCCGGGCCCAGGCCCGGGCTCGGTCTGGCCGTGGGCGGCCGAGGCGGACCCCTGCCTGCCGGGTCTGTCGCGCTGGCAGCGGCTGGCGGGGAGcgggctgtgcctgctgctggccGCCCTCTGCTTCGGGCTGGCCGCGCTGTAcgcgccgctgctgctgctccgcGCCCGCAAGTTCGCGCTGCTCTGGTCCCTCGGCTCGCTCTGCGCCCTGGGCGCCGCCGCCCTGCTGCGCGGGCCCGCCCGCCTGCTGCGGGAGCCCAGCCGCGGCTCCCTCGTCTACCTGGGCGCGCTGGGCGGCACGCTGTACGCGGCGCTGGGGCTGCGCAGCACCCTCCTCACGGCGCTGGGCGCCGCCGTCCAGctgggcgccgccgccgccgcgctcctgGCCGCGCTGCCGGGAGGAGCCGCCGGCCTGCGCCGCATCGGCGGCCTCATGTGCGCCGCGCTGCGCCGCCGCGGGAAAGCGCTGCCGGTGTga